A DNA window from Gemmatimonadaceae bacterium contains the following coding sequences:
- the murD gene encoding UDP-N-acetylmuramoyl-L-alanine--D-glutamate ligase: MIDAALRRGEIAVIGLGRSGLAAARLLAREGGRVYASDAGHAAAVAQAAAALRAEGLAAEHGAHDMARIRAASLVVASPGVSPEAPPLAAAREAGVQVVGEMEVALHALRGVPYIAITGTNGKSTVTALVAHLLAALGHRAVAAGNIGRALSDVALSGDRPEWIALEVSSFQLHDTPSLRPTVGVLTNLSPDHLDRYPSVEAYYADKALLYRNAAPDSRWVVNADDPLARALASSVAGRQWAFSRRDASATAHCDAERDALIVLGAPLVTRAELPLLGWHNVENTLAALLAVLVADPAHQAESSRGTLAAAVRGFRGLPHRLELVADVNGVRWINDSKATNVSSARVAIEAMDRPTVVLLGGKHKGEPYTSLLEPLRAHAKLVIAYGAAEPLVVDDLQGHVPLERGGSSFEYVMQRARAAASPGDAVLLAPACSSFDMFTNYEARGDTFRQLAQALA, encoded by the coding sequence GTGATCGACGCGGCGCTGCGGCGCGGCGAGATCGCCGTCATCGGGCTGGGCCGCAGCGGACTGGCTGCCGCCCGGCTCCTCGCGCGCGAAGGGGGGCGCGTCTACGCCTCCGATGCGGGGCACGCCGCCGCGGTGGCGCAGGCCGCCGCGGCGCTGCGGGCGGAAGGGCTCGCCGCCGAGCATGGCGCGCACGACATGGCGCGCATCCGCGCCGCGTCGCTGGTGGTGGCGAGCCCCGGTGTGTCGCCCGAGGCGCCGCCGCTCGCGGCCGCGCGGGAAGCCGGCGTGCAGGTGGTGGGCGAAATGGAAGTCGCGCTTCACGCGCTGCGCGGCGTGCCGTACATCGCGATCACGGGAACCAACGGCAAGAGCACGGTGACCGCGCTGGTGGCGCACCTGCTCGCCGCGCTGGGGCACCGGGCGGTGGCCGCGGGCAACATCGGCCGGGCGCTCAGCGACGTCGCGCTGTCGGGCGATCGCCCCGAGTGGATTGCGCTGGAAGTCTCGTCGTTCCAGCTGCACGACACGCCGAGTCTGCGCCCCACGGTGGGGGTGCTCACGAACCTCAGTCCCGACCACCTCGACCGGTATCCGTCGGTCGAGGCGTATTACGCCGACAAGGCGCTGCTGTACCGCAATGCGGCGCCCGACTCGCGGTGGGTGGTGAACGCCGATGATCCGCTGGCGCGCGCGCTCGCCAGCAGCGTGGCCGGACGGCAATGGGCGTTCTCGCGACGCGACGCGTCGGCGACGGCGCACTGCGATGCCGAACGGGACGCGCTCATCGTGCTGGGCGCGCCGCTCGTGACGCGCGCAGAACTCCCGTTGCTCGGATGGCACAACGTCGAGAACACGCTGGCCGCCCTGCTGGCGGTGCTTGTGGCCGATCCGGCGCACCAGGCGGAGTCGTCGCGCGGCACGCTGGCCGCGGCGGTGCGGGGGTTCCGCGGCCTTCCGCACCGGCTCGAACTGGTGGCCGACGTGAACGGCGTGCGGTGGATCAACGACTCGAAGGCGACCAATGTGTCGTCGGCGCGCGTGGCGATCGAGGCCATGGACCGGCCGACGGTGGTCCTGCTGGGCGGGAAGCACAAGGGCGAGCCCTACACGTCGCTGCTCGAGCCGCTGCGGGCGCACGCCAAGCTGGTGATTGCCTACGGGGCGGCCGAGCCGCTCGTCGTCGACGACCTGCAGGGGCACGTGCCCCTCGAGCGCGGCGGATCGTCCTTTGAGTACGTCATGCAACGCGCGCGCGCGGCGGCCTCGCCGGGCGACGCGGTGTTGCTCGCCCCTGCCTGTTCGAGCTTCGACATGTTCACCAACTACGAGGCGCGCGGCGACACCTTCCGCCAGCTGGCGCAGGCGCTCGCGTGA
- the mraY gene encoding phospho-N-acetylmuramoyl-pentapeptide-transferase yields the protein MLYELLYPLRDHIGPLNIFRYISVRAAGAAVTALLVSFIFGPMIIGRLKHMALHQVVREGTPDSHAEKGTTPTMGGLIILTATLIPTLLWMRLNNKYVWIALIVTLWMGGIGFLDDYLKLKQKREGRENTGLVERWKLAGQVTIGLLLGMYLWQFPISSLPGASTTLPFYKYLLIVPTFGLLYVAFVTFVMTGTSNAVNLTDGLDGLASGLMAIAMATLAIFAYVMGRYDTSQALLVFYLRGSGELTVFCSAVFGACVGFLWYNCFPAKVFMGDTGSLALGGALSAVAILLKSEFLVLIIGGVFVAETTSVILQRSVFKWRKRRYGVEYARANRVFRRAPIHHHFELSGWPETQVVVRFWILGILCAFLALSTLKLR from the coding sequence ATGCTCTACGAGCTGCTCTACCCTCTGCGCGACCACATCGGACCGCTGAACATCTTCCGGTACATCTCCGTCCGCGCGGCGGGGGCGGCGGTCACGGCGCTGCTGGTGTCGTTCATCTTCGGGCCGATGATCATCGGCCGCCTGAAGCACATGGCGCTGCACCAGGTGGTGCGCGAGGGGACGCCCGATTCGCACGCGGAGAAGGGGACGACGCCCACGATGGGCGGGCTGATCATCCTCACCGCGACGCTCATCCCGACGCTGCTCTGGATGCGCCTGAACAACAAGTACGTGTGGATCGCCCTGATCGTCACGCTGTGGATGGGCGGCATCGGCTTCCTCGACGACTACCTGAAGCTCAAGCAGAAGCGCGAGGGGAGGGAGAACACGGGGCTCGTCGAGCGCTGGAAGCTCGCCGGTCAGGTGACCATCGGGCTCCTGCTCGGGATGTACCTGTGGCAGTTCCCGATCAGCAGCCTCCCGGGCGCGTCCACCACGCTGCCGTTCTACAAGTACCTCCTCATCGTCCCGACCTTCGGGCTCCTGTATGTCGCGTTCGTCACCTTCGTGATGACGGGAACCAGCAACGCGGTCAACCTGACGGACGGCCTTGATGGCCTTGCGTCGGGCCTGATGGCGATTGCGATGGCGACGCTGGCCATTTTCGCGTACGTGATGGGGCGCTACGACACCAGCCAGGCGCTGCTCGTCTTCTACCTGCGCGGCTCGGGGGAACTGACCGTCTTCTGCTCGGCGGTCTTCGGCGCCTGCGTGGGCTTCCTCTGGTACAACTGCTTCCCGGCGAAGGTCTTCATGGGCGACACCGGGTCGCTGGCGCTGGGCGGCGCGCTGAGCGCCGTCGCGATCCTGCTCAAGAGCGAGTTCCTGGTGCTCATCATCGGTGGCGTGTTCGTCGCCGAGACGACCTCGGTGATCCTCCAGCGCTCGGTCTTCAAGTGGCGCAAGCGCCGCTACGGCGTGGAGTACGCGCGGGCCAATCGCGTCTTCCGGCGCGCGCCCATCCATCACCACTTCGAACTCTCGGGCTGGCCGGAGACGCAGGTGGTGGTGCGTTTCTGGATCCTGGGCATCCTGTGCGCCTTCTTGGCGCTGAGCACGCTCAAGCTCCGGTGA